In Pongo abelii isolate AG06213 chromosome X, NHGRI_mPonAbe1-v2.0_pri, whole genome shotgun sequence, one DNA window encodes the following:
- the ETDA gene encoding embryonic testis differentiation homolog A, translating into MTSLGAEPIRPWDSRKERECQAVTVYPLVQIFLQKKPEWSHRLPQSCCFTEVGWSQHVMDKELPKGSPREPALNIKKSDKSFKRKKPTENVLIFLINRQLGRHRSDIDLSRWIWMLS; encoded by the exons ATGACTTCACTTGGTGCTGAGCCAATCAGGCCCTGGGACTCAAGGAAAGAGAGGGAGTGCCAAGCTGTTACTGTTTACCCTCTGGTCCAGATCTTTCTTCAGAAGAAACCTGAGTGGTCTCACAG GCTTCCTCAGTCGTGCTGTTTTACTGAGGTTGGGTGGAGTCAACACGTCATGGATAAAGAACTCCCTAAAGGCAGTCCCAGGGAGCCCGCACTGAACATCAAGAAGTCAGACAAATCTTTCAAACGCAAGAAGCCCACCGAAAATGTGCTGATCTTTTTAATCAACAGACAACTGGGCAGGCACAGAAGTGACATCGACCTGTCAAGATGGATATGGATGCTGTCATAA